Proteins encoded together in one Calonectris borealis chromosome W, bCalBor7.hap1.2, whole genome shotgun sequence window:
- the LOC142075031 gene encoding cyclin-dependent kinases regulatory subunit 2-like, whose translation MALFISETAKCIQKKASFKSITEKYAFDSYFYRHVMLPRELSKQVPKTHLMSEEEWRRLGVQQSLGWVHYMIHEPEPHILLFRRPLPKDEQKRTAF comes from the exons ATGGCTCTCTTCATTAGCGAAACTGCAAAAT gtatacaaaagaaagcatctttcaaatctataacagagaaatatgcatttgattcat ATTTCTACAGACACGTGATGCTGCCAAGAGAACTTTCAAAGCAAGTACCAAAAACTCATCTAATGTCTGAAGAGGAATGGAGACGACTTGGTGTTCAGCAAAGTCTTGGCTGGGTTCACTACATGATCCATGAGCCAG agccaCATATTCTTCTCTTCAGAAGACCTCTTCCAAAGGATGAGCAAAAACGAACTGCCTTCTAG